In Psychrobacter ciconiae, the following are encoded in one genomic region:
- the lptG gene encoding LPS export ABC transporter permease LptG, with product MMAAFLTSAKQESANQSFLSAKVLSRYVKKNALFAIVAAVLGLWALQIVFSYLAELESLSDTYTTSEALWYIFYRSPYFLEEFIPTGALLGAVVGLGLLANNSELVVMRAAGVSVYQIVGWALQPALIFVLLALAINQFVLPISNQRAGEINNDDATSLVTSVRGYWTVQPTLKSTPNGEVVDGNDVLYIDYADVNGNIGEVKRWHLDNNGNLQSAIHASGGKYSGKIPLNPESETLTERYRYQWKLNNVTELTINQGFNASQNRKPAQTLSLPFAPESVYLLTKKAEDLSLTQLYAHRQFMRDQGKRSLDHELAFWQKLLSPFSILSLVIVACSFVFGSLRSHSLGLRIVVALLFGLLFSYLQDLVGFIALATGVSPLIMVILPIIASAALGLYLLKRQM from the coding sequence CTGATGGCAGCGTTTTTAACTTCAGCTAAGCAAGAAAGCGCAAACCAAAGCTTTTTATCGGCAAAGGTGCTCAGCCGCTACGTCAAAAAAAATGCGCTATTTGCCATTGTTGCCGCCGTTCTTGGGCTTTGGGCACTACAAATTGTGTTTTCCTACCTTGCTGAGCTGGAGTCGTTGTCCGACACTTACACCACCAGCGAGGCGCTTTGGTATATTTTTTACCGCTCGCCGTATTTTTTAGAAGAATTTATTCCCACAGGAGCGCTACTTGGGGCAGTCGTTGGGCTTGGGCTTTTAGCCAATAACAGCGAGCTTGTGGTCATGCGCGCGGCAGGGGTCAGCGTTTATCAAATCGTTGGTTGGGCGCTGCAACCGGCGCTGATTTTTGTCCTGCTTGCCCTTGCTATCAATCAATTTGTTCTGCCGATTTCCAATCAGCGTGCCGGAGAAATTAACAACGATGATGCCACAAGCCTTGTCACCTCCGTTCGCGGTTATTGGACGGTTCAGCCTACCTTAAAATCAACGCCAAACGGCGAGGTGGTCGATGGCAACGATGTGCTTTATATTGATTACGCCGATGTGAATGGCAATATCGGCGAGGTCAAGCGCTGGCATTTGGACAATAACGGCAACTTGCAAAGTGCCATTCATGCAAGTGGCGGCAAATATAGTGGCAAAATCCCGCTTAACCCTGAAAGCGAAACACTCACTGAGCGCTACCGTTATCAGTGGAAGCTAAATAATGTCACTGAGTTGACCATCAATCAAGGTTTTAACGCGTCGCAAAACCGCAAGCCCGCGCAAACGCTTAGCCTACCGTTTGCGCCCGAATCGGTCTATTTACTCACCAAAAAAGCGGAGGATTTATCGCTCACTCAACTTTACGCCCATCGTCAATTTATGCGCGACCAAGGCAAGCGCTCGCTTGACCACGAATTGGCATTTTGGCAAAAATTGCTGTCCCCGTTTTCGATTTTGTCCCTCGTGATTGTTGCTTGCTCGTTTGTCTTTGGCTCATTGCGCAGCCACAGCTTGGGGCTTCGCATTGTGGTGGCGCTTTTATTTGGCTTGCTGTTTAGCTATTTGCAAGATTTGGTGGGTTTTATTGCCCTTGCCACAGGAGTTTCACCGCTGATTATGGTTATTTTACCGATTATTGCTAGCGCCGCGCTTGGGCTTTATTTGCTTAAACGGCAAATGTAA
- a CDS encoding leucyl aminopeptidase — MNIQLTHQLPKTHTQKILKKPTAKDAACLVVLVDDQKTMLAQNELSEFQDRVEQLVEVAHFDGKIGETVADYALAGDKKTTKQNPVQLLIVGVGSLDKLNHSSLQKIAKAIYSATKNRVESLTIALGDAFGDEEFDQFVRALLTATYRFDKYKSEQKAPLLSDIYLLTDDSFAPALEFAKAVISGQKLTQDVANEPGNICFPEYLAEQAQALAKAHSDVLTVHVLGQDEMTELSMGCFLAVAQGSKKEGKLVILEYQGRSKFSAKTKSGVVKAITSKLPMKSAKEDSPTKTISPDAPIALVGKGVTFDTGGISIKPAAGMDEMKFDMGGAASVLGTIKALCESRLPINVVGALACAENMPSGDATRPGDIVKAMNGKSVEILNTDAEGRLVLADTLCYVQRYQPAAIIDVATLTGACVIALGHVRSAVFSNDEDVLFALENASSQSGDLIWHMPLDDDYQSQLDSSIADIQNIGGRDAGVVTAACFLARFIEDGQAWAHLDIAGTAWNSGKDKGATGRPVPLFMQYLKNSAEAL, encoded by the coding sequence ATGAACATTCAACTGACCCATCAGCTACCAAAAACGCACACCCAAAAAATCTTAAAAAAACCCACCGCCAAAGATGCTGCTTGCCTTGTGGTCTTGGTTGACGACCAAAAAACCATGCTGGCGCAAAATGAATTGAGCGAATTTCAAGACCGCGTTGAGCAATTAGTTGAGGTGGCGCATTTTGATGGTAAAATCGGCGAAACCGTTGCTGATTATGCCTTAGCTGGGGACAAAAAAACCACCAAGCAAAACCCTGTTCAGTTGCTGATTGTCGGTGTCGGCAGCCTCGATAAGCTCAATCATTCAAGCTTGCAAAAAATCGCCAAAGCCATTTATAGCGCTACCAAAAACCGCGTTGAGTCACTGACCATTGCTTTAGGCGATGCGTTTGGCGATGAAGAATTTGACCAGTTTGTCCGAGCTTTATTGACCGCCACTTACCGCTTTGATAAGTACAAATCTGAGCAAAAAGCGCCGCTATTGAGCGACATTTATTTATTGACCGACGACAGCTTTGCTCCCGCGCTTGAGTTTGCCAAAGCGGTGATTTCAGGTCAAAAGCTGACCCAAGACGTTGCTAACGAACCGGGGAACATCTGCTTTCCTGAGTACCTTGCTGAGCAGGCGCAAGCGTTGGCAAAAGCGCATTCCGACGTGTTGACCGTTCATGTGTTAGGTCAAGACGAAATGACAGAATTGAGCATGGGCTGTTTTTTGGCGGTCGCTCAAGGCTCAAAAAAAGAAGGCAAATTGGTCATTTTAGAATACCAAGGTCGCTCAAAATTCAGCGCCAAAACCAAATCAGGCGTGGTTAAAGCCATCACCAGCAAATTGCCCATGAAATCGGCAAAAGAGGACAGCCCGACCAAAACCATCAGCCCCGACGCGCCAATTGCGCTGGTTGGTAAAGGCGTGACCTTTGACACCGGCGGCATTTCAATCAAGCCGGCGGCGGGTATGGATGAGATGAAATTTGACATGGGCGGCGCCGCGTCCGTGCTAGGAACGATCAAAGCCCTTTGCGAATCAAGATTGCCCATTAACGTCGTTGGCGCTTTGGCTTGCGCTGAAAACATGCCGTCAGGCGATGCCACCCGTCCAGGCGACATCGTCAAAGCCATGAACGGCAAATCGGTTGAGATTTTAAATACCGACGCCGAAGGTCGCTTGGTGCTCGCCGACACCTTATGCTACGTTCAGCGCTATCAGCCAGCCGCTATCATTGATGTGGCAACGCTTACCGGCGCTTGCGTCATTGCCTTAGGTCACGTTCGCTCAGCGGTATTTAGCAATGATGAAGACGTGCTTTTTGCCCTTGAAAACGCCAGCAGTCAATCGGGCGATTTGATCTGGCATATGCCGCTTGATGATGACTATCAATCGCAATTGGACTCATCGATTGCCGATATTCAAAACATTGGCGGTCGCGATGCTGGCGTGGTCACTGCGGCTTGCTTCTTAGCGCGCTTTATTGAGGACGGTCAAGCTTGGGCGCATCTGGACATTGCCGGAACGGCTTGGAACTCAGGAAAGGACAAAGGCGCAACCGGTCGTCCTGTACCGTTATTTATGCAATACCTTAAAAACAGCGCTGAAGCTTTATAA
- the sstT gene encoding serine/threonine transporter SstT, whose translation MQSFLAAYQRIGLVPLIILGLIFGVLIGWLAPAAGVALGLLGTLFVGALQAVAPILVFVLVIAAICQHQSSNEVFVKPVIILYLVGTFLAALTAVAASFLFPTTLVLVQDTVEHIPPANLQEVLTKLLLSLVANPVNAIANANYMGILAWGAIIGFALRQASGTARLVVTDFADAITKVVKWVIMLAPIGILGLVANVVAKTGFSALADYARLLGVLVGCMAFIALIANPLIVFFKTGKNPYPLVFTCLKESGITAFFTRSSAANIPVNMNLAQKLGLQEDSYSITIPLGATINMAGAAITINVLTLAAAHTLGIEVSFASALLLSLVATISACGASGVPGGSLLLIPLASSLFSIPNDLAMQVVAIGFIIGVVQDSTETALNSSTDVLFTAAADPKFARNSAS comes from the coding sequence ATGCAATCATTCCTCGCAGCATATCAGCGCATTGGGCTGGTGCCGCTGATTATTTTAGGGTTAATCTTTGGCGTGCTGATTGGTTGGCTTGCGCCTGCCGCAGGAGTTGCGCTTGGGCTTTTGGGGACGCTGTTTGTTGGCGCGCTGCAAGCCGTTGCGCCGATTTTGGTGTTTGTTTTGGTCATCGCAGCGATTTGTCAGCACCAAAGCAGCAATGAAGTGTTTGTCAAACCGGTCATCATTTTATATTTGGTAGGGACATTTTTGGCGGCACTCACGGCAGTTGCGGCAAGTTTTTTATTCCCAACTACGCTCGTTTTGGTTCAAGATACGGTTGAGCATATTCCCCCTGCAAATTTGCAAGAGGTGTTAACCAAGCTCCTCTTAAGCCTCGTTGCCAATCCGGTCAACGCCATTGCCAATGCCAACTATATGGGAATTTTGGCTTGGGGGGCGATCATTGGCTTTGCGCTTCGTCAAGCAAGTGGTACCGCGCGCCTTGTAGTGACCGACTTTGCCGACGCCATCACCAAAGTGGTTAAGTGGGTCATTATGCTCGCGCCCATCGGTATTTTGGGACTGGTTGCCAATGTCGTTGCCAAAACTGGGTTTTCAGCGCTTGCTGATTATGCAAGACTTCTTGGGGTTTTGGTTGGCTGTATGGCATTTATCGCGCTGATTGCTAATCCGCTGATTGTCTTTTTCAAAACTGGCAAAAACCCTTATCCGCTGGTGTTTACCTGCCTTAAAGAATCAGGAATCACCGCCTTTTTTACCCGAAGCTCAGCGGCAAATATTCCGGTTAATATGAACCTTGCGCAAAAGCTTGGGCTACAAGAGGACTCGTATTCCATCACCATTCCGCTGGGGGCAACCATCAACATGGCAGGGGCGGCAATTACCATTAACGTGCTGACTTTAGCTGCCGCACACACGCTTGGGATCGAGGTCAGCTTTGCGTCAGCGCTACTATTAAGTTTGGTGGCGACCATCAGCGCTTGCGGTGCGTCGGGCGTCCCGGGTGGCTCGCTGCTGCTGATTCCGCTTGCCAGCAGCTTATTTAGTATTCCAAACGACCTTGCCATGCAAGTGGTGGCGATTGGTTTTATTATTGGTGTGGTTCAAGACTCAACCGAAACGGCGCTTAACTCATCAACCGATGTGTTATTTACCGCGGCTGCCGACCCCAAATTTGCGCGCAACTCGGCATCATAA
- the xerD gene encoding site-specific tyrosine recombinase XerD has product MSLDRALLPRAPKALVKKNEPEYLTEFRQALLARGLAIQSRNAYLRDLSQSLAVINKPLPKWSAQDVLACLADCERSGKSARSQARLLSSLKQFFAWLIDVGYREDDPCAQIKAPKLGRTLPKDLSEDDVERLLSAPDVSSAIGLRDKAMLEVLYACGLRVSELVNLSLDQVNLNAGWLQIVGKGNKMRLVPLGELASEALSSYLTFGRGHLIAHLKAGNCQAVFLTTQGGYMTRQNFWYLIKKHAKAAGIDKALSPHTLRHAFATHLINHGADLRSVQLLLGHSDLSTTQIYTHVATARLQKLHAEHHPRG; this is encoded by the coding sequence ATGAGCCTTGACCGCGCGCTACTGCCGCGAGCGCCCAAAGCGTTGGTAAAAAAAAATGAGCCGGAATATTTAACCGAGTTTCGGCAAGCGCTGCTGGCTCGGGGGTTGGCAATACAGTCAAGAAATGCTTATCTTCGCGATTTGAGCCAAAGCTTAGCGGTCATTAATAAGCCGTTGCCCAAGTGGTCGGCGCAGGACGTCTTGGCTTGCCTTGCGGATTGCGAGCGCTCAGGAAAGTCGGCGCGATCGCAAGCTCGGTTGCTGTCAAGCCTTAAGCAGTTTTTTGCTTGGCTGATTGATGTGGGTTACCGCGAGGATGACCCCTGCGCGCAAATCAAAGCACCAAAGCTTGGGCGCACGCTGCCAAAGGACTTAAGCGAGGACGACGTCGAGCGGCTATTGTCCGCGCCAGATGTCAGCTCCGCCATCGGGCTTCGTGATAAAGCCATGCTTGAGGTGCTTTACGCTTGCGGGCTTCGGGTGAGCGAACTGGTCAATTTATCCCTTGACCAAGTTAACCTGAACGCTGGCTGGCTGCAAATTGTTGGTAAAGGCAACAAAATGCGCCTCGTGCCACTTGGGGAATTGGCAAGTGAGGCGCTAAGCAGTTATCTGACCTTTGGTCGCGGTCACTTGATTGCCCATCTAAAAGCTGGCAATTGCCAAGCGGTATTTTTGACCACGCAAGGCGGCTATATGACGCGGCAAAACTTTTGGTATCTTATCAAAAAACACGCCAAAGCCGCCGGAATCGATAAAGCCTTGTCCCCGCATACCTTGCGCCACGCCTTTGCTACCCACCTGATTAATCATGGTGCGGACTTGCGCAGCGTTCAGCTGCTGCTTGGTCATAGCGATCTTTCAACGACGCAGATTTATACCCATGTGGCAACGGCACGATTGCAAAAGCTGCATGCGGAACATCATCCGAGGGGGTAG
- a CDS encoding class I SAM-dependent methyltransferase: protein MSHTPPADLLKKAQFWRDDIQFRQDVLGKPFDFTTTWGIFSPEKLDDGSLMLLDYVDFQSDDDSIDLGCGYGVLGMTAARECPNGKHTLIDKDFVAVDYARQNCLKNGLNNVEVHLSNGFNEVDPTKDFSLVMSNLPAKVGKEQHYLYLLDAHAKMREGGRFYVVTINGLRQFMKRAFTEVFGNSDKVKQGKTYTITMAVKE from the coding sequence ATGAGCCATACCCCGCCCGCCGATTTGTTAAAAAAAGCGCAGTTTTGGCGCGATGACATCCAATTTCGCCAAGACGTCCTTGGTAAGCCGTTTGACTTTACCACCACTTGGGGCATTTTCTCCCCTGAAAAGCTTGACGATGGCAGCCTCATGCTGCTTGATTATGTCGATTTTCAAAGCGATGACGACTCGATAGATTTGGGCTGCGGCTACGGCGTTCTTGGGATGACGGCGGCGCGCGAGTGCCCAAACGGCAAGCATACCTTGATTGATAAAGACTTTGTGGCGGTCGATTACGCCCGCCAAAACTGCCTAAAAAATGGCTTAAATAACGTCGAGGTGCATTTATCCAACGGCTTTAACGAGGTTGACCCGACGAAAGACTTTAGCCTTGTCATGTCAAACTTGCCTGCCAAAGTCGGCAAAGAGCAGCACTATTTATACTTGCTTGATGCCCATGCCAAAATGCGCGAGGGCGGGCGCTTTTATGTAGTGACGATTAATGGGCTGCGGCAGTTTATGAAGCGCGCGTTTACCGAAGTGTTTGGCAACAGCGACAAAGTCAAGCAGGGCAAGACTTACACCATTACCATGGCGGTAAAAGAGTAA
- a CDS encoding LPS export ABC transporter permease LptF has product MTQQVASTTALVLGFLVVMMLGGRLIRYFGIAAEGGLDVGLLFTIIGYNLPYFLELILPLSFFIALMLVFGRLYVDQEMAVINGSGISRGRLGRLMTPLILTLFLVEVGLSMVAKPWGVRESENIWKQQALSSAFDLIRPNEFISSGNYHLYVGSLSEDKKQLQNVVLIQTEAQEKGRPAFTEVDAKELESLPDIPKNIVNSQDAAKKNASKDTIILAKRAAQVENPASGITQLDLFQGRRYEVGAGSLKYNQVGFDRYRITLTEPPKEEVTEDNIETQAIAPLWRAAFNDKNSTATTAAQGEIGYRLALPWLMIIAPMLAVPLAQVRPRQGRWLRLFPAVLLFVSCALGVISLKNAVGKGNVSIWANAWLILGFIALALYLNWGSRIQHRLRFRFADKKIASSAGGQD; this is encoded by the coding sequence ATGACTCAGCAAGTTGCTTCAACCACGGCGTTGGTGCTTGGGTTTTTGGTGGTGATGATGCTGGGCGGTCGCCTTATTCGCTACTTTGGCATTGCGGCTGAAGGCGGTCTTGATGTCGGGTTGCTGTTTACTATCATCGGTTACAATTTGCCGTATTTTTTGGAATTAATTTTACCGCTGTCGTTTTTTATCGCGCTGATGCTGGTCTTTGGTAGGCTTTACGTTGACCAAGAAATGGCGGTGATTAATGGTAGCGGCATCTCGCGCGGCAGGCTCGGGCGCTTGATGACGCCGCTGATTTTGACGCTATTTTTGGTGGAAGTTGGCTTGTCGATGGTTGCCAAACCTTGGGGCGTTCGTGAGTCTGAAAACATCTGGAAACAGCAAGCCCTAAGCAGCGCCTTTGACTTAATCCGACCTAACGAGTTTATCAGCAGTGGCAATTATCACTTATATGTCGGCAGTTTAAGCGAGGATAAAAAGCAGCTGCAAAACGTGGTCTTGATTCAAACCGAAGCTCAAGAAAAAGGTCGACCGGCATTTACTGAGGTGGACGCCAAAGAGCTAGAGTCGCTGCCCGACATTCCAAAAAATATCGTTAACTCCCAAGACGCGGCGAAGAAAAATGCCAGCAAAGATACCATCATTTTGGCAAAGCGCGCCGCTCAAGTCGAAAATCCAGCAAGCGGCATTACGCAATTGGACTTGTTCCAAGGTCGCCGCTATGAGGTCGGCGCAGGAAGTTTAAAGTACAACCAAGTGGGCTTTGACCGCTACCGAATTACCTTGACCGAACCCCCAAAAGAAGAGGTGACCGAGGACAATATCGAAACTCAAGCTATTGCTCCGCTTTGGCGCGCGGCATTTAATGATAAAAATTCAACCGCAACGACCGCCGCCCAAGGCGAGATTGGCTATCGTTTGGCGCTGCCTTGGCTGATGATTATCGCGCCGATGCTTGCCGTACCGTTAGCGCAAGTTCGACCGCGCCAAGGTCGTTGGCTCAGATTATTTCCGGCAGTTTTGCTGTTTGTCAGCTGTGCCCTTGGGGTGATTTCTTTAAAAAATGCCGTTGGTAAAGGCAATGTCAGCATTTGGGCAAACGCTTGGCTGATTTTAGGATTTATCGCATTGGCGCTTTATCTCAATTGGGGCAGCCGGATTCAGCACCGCTTGCGCTTTCGTTTTGCCGATAAAAAAATTGCAAGCAGCGCCGGAGGTCAAGACTGA
- a CDS encoding DNA polymerase III subunit chi encodes MTPVAVSFYVLSETKAQGLLGFVCSLTQTVIEKSDLALIILSDDSAQLSQIDDALWDFEATSFIPHQIIDDRETSENSHANTATTSKNLLPRVLLSQALPNGFLGAVINLTPKALILNSETSLQNSASQNSNPSRILELVLPDDQSTVLGRQKYQSYQQQGCKLQHFKV; translated from the coding sequence ATGACACCAGTTGCTGTCAGTTTTTATGTGTTAAGTGAGACTAAAGCCCAAGGCCTCTTGGGCTTTGTTTGCAGCTTGACCCAAACCGTCATTGAAAAAAGTGACTTAGCATTGATCATCTTAAGTGACGACAGTGCTCAGCTTTCGCAAATCGATGACGCGCTTTGGGATTTTGAGGCGACAAGCTTTATTCCCCATCAAATTATTGATGACCGCGAGACTTCCGAAAATAGTCATGCCAATACCGCGACAACTTCAAAAAACCTCTTACCGCGCGTGTTATTAAGCCAAGCTTTGCCTAATGGCTTTTTGGGCGCAGTGATTAATTTAACGCCCAAAGCGCTTATTTTAAATTCTGAAACGAGCTTGCAAAACTCAGCTTCACAAAATTCAAACCCTTCCCGAATTCTTGAATTGGTACTTCCTGATGACCAAAGCACCGTTCTTGGTCGGCAAAAATACCAATCCTATCAGCAGCAAGGCTGCAAACTGCAACATTTTAAAGTTTAA